One genomic segment of Aquipluma nitroreducens includes these proteins:
- a CDS encoding P-II family nitrogen regulator — MKKIEAIIRVSKFEEVKAALKEVGIDFLSYWDATGLGNELHKGERVYRGTVSDTEYIPRRVLNIVVRDINLQKTIDCILKSARTGIVGDGKIFVWDINDSYRIRTGESGDTSLFNLD; from the coding sequence ATGAAAAAGATTGAAGCAATAATTAGAGTTTCAAAGTTCGAAGAAGTCAAAGCAGCTTTGAAAGAGGTAGGTATCGATTTTTTATCCTATTGGGATGCTACAGGTCTTGGCAATGAACTACATAAAGGAGAACGAGTATATCGAGGAACTGTATCCGACACGGAATATATACCCCGAAGAGTACTAAACATAGTTGTTAGAGATATTAACTTGCAAAAAACAATTGATTGCATCTTAAAATCTGCAAGAACTGGAATTGTAGGAGACGGAAAAATTTTCGTTTGGGACATCAATGATTCCTACAGAATCAGAACTGGTGAATCTGGAGATACGTCTCTATTCAACCTTGATTAG
- a CDS encoding ammonium transporter, whose product MHKKFIILSIISLFLLVLPTVSLFESSSLYAAEKVADPTGATTGTADDVAAATPGQPTLGEVAAQAGHNKVSINMVWLLITGFLVMFMQAGFAMVEAGLTRAKNAAHTMSMNMMVYALGMIGFFISGFAIMFGGIGALGTLGGYGGLAHEFTINLFGHSFGLFGMKGFFLAGGETYDVAVFGLFLFQMVFMDTTATIPTGSMAERWKFSSFAIYGVIVGAIIYPIFGNWVWGGGWLAQLGANFGLGHGTVDFAGSAVVHMTGGVLAFVGAKMIGPRLGKYNKDGSPNAIPGHNIPMAVVGCFILAFGWFGFNPGSTLAGGDLRISVVAVNTMIASATGAFASMIYMWFFKTKKPDPSMMINGMLAGLVAITAPCAFITVQSAALIGLVAGVLVIEAAFFIEKKLKVDDPVGAVAVHGVNGMWGVIALGLFADGTYGDGWNGVAGTVKGLFYGDASQFVAQLIGVATNIIYVGVIGWVVFKLIDKIVGNRVSAQDELDGLDVPEMGTEGYSGMKMDKNSETPLSH is encoded by the coding sequence ATGCATAAAAAATTTATCATATTATCTATAATAAGCTTATTTCTATTGGTACTTCCAACGGTAAGCTTATTTGAATCGAGCTCACTTTACGCGGCAGAAAAAGTAGCTGACCCTACCGGGGCAACCACAGGTACAGCAGACGATGTGGCAGCAGCCACTCCTGGCCAGCCAACCTTAGGTGAAGTTGCAGCGCAGGCAGGTCACAACAAGGTTTCTATCAATATGGTATGGCTATTAATAACCGGCTTTTTAGTCATGTTCATGCAAGCTGGATTTGCCATGGTAGAAGCCGGATTAACCCGCGCCAAGAATGCCGCCCACACCATGTCGATGAACATGATGGTTTACGCTTTAGGTATGATCGGATTCTTCATCAGTGGTTTCGCAATCATGTTTGGGGGTATTGGAGCGTTAGGAACACTTGGAGGCTATGGCGGACTTGCCCATGAATTTACGATAAACTTATTTGGTCATTCGTTTGGTTTGTTTGGAATGAAAGGATTTTTTCTTGCAGGTGGTGAAACTTATGATGTAGCCGTCTTTGGATTATTCCTTTTCCAGATGGTATTTATGGATACGACAGCCACCATACCAACAGGGTCAATGGCCGAACGTTGGAAATTCTCATCCTTCGCAATTTATGGTGTTATTGTAGGCGCCATTATCTATCCAATTTTTGGGAACTGGGTATGGGGCGGTGGCTGGTTAGCTCAGCTCGGAGCTAATTTCGGTTTAGGACATGGAACTGTCGACTTTGCAGGATCAGCAGTAGTGCATATGACTGGTGGAGTCTTGGCCTTTGTGGGTGCAAAAATGATTGGGCCTCGTTTAGGAAAATATAATAAAGACGGTTCACCAAATGCTATTCCTGGACACAATATTCCAATGGCTGTTGTCGGTTGCTTTATCCTTGCATTCGGATGGTTTGGATTCAATCCCGGATCGACGTTGGCTGGAGGCGATTTAAGAATAAGCGTAGTTGCAGTAAATACAATGATTGCTTCTGCAACCGGTGCATTTGCTTCTATGATTTACATGTGGTTTTTCAAAACTAAAAAACCAGATCCATCTATGATGATCAACGGCATGCTGGCCGGATTGGTTGCCATCACTGCTCCATGTGCTTTCATTACTGTACAATCAGCTGCTCTTATCGGGCTTGTTGCAGGTGTTTTAGTTATCGAAGCAGCTTTCTTCATTGAGAAAAAACTTAAAGTTGACGATCCTGTTGGTGCAGTTGCAGTACACGGAGTTAATGGTATGTGGGGAGTTATTGCCTTAGGATTATTTGCCGACGGAACATATGGCGACGGATGGAATGGCGTTGCTGGAACTGTAAAAGGATTATTCTATGGAGATGCCTCTCAATTCGTTGCACAGCTTATTGGGGTAGCCACAAATATCATTTATGTTGGCGTCATTGGCTGGGTTGTGTTTAAATTAATTGATAAAATTGTTGGAAATAGAGTTAGCGCTCAGGATGAACTGGATGGATTGGATGTACCAGAAATGGGAACTGAAGGGTATTCTGGTATGAAAATGGACAAAAATTCTGAAACACCTTTATCTCATTAA